In Flammeovirgaceae bacterium 311, one DNA window encodes the following:
- a CDS encoding pirin (COG1741 Pirin-related protein): MLDIVIEARKASIGPGMDVRRILPFRLRRMVGPFIFMDHAGPVELQPRLMPSMDVLPHPHIGLSTVSYLFGGQVTHRDSLGVKQVIRPGEVNWMTAGSGIAHSERFEDPAALAGGTLEMIQTWVALPEKDEESSPSFDNYQAGELPIFTDTGVWMRLIAGDAYGLKNGVKTHSPLFYVHVVLDKGTRFGLPREHSERGFYIAKGSVEVSGRTYTAGQMLVFNKGADPVILAKEPATLMLLGGEPLGERFIWWNFVSSRKERIEQAKADWKEGRILLPPTDNLEFVPLPEDHSRPAGSPPPQALS; this comes from the coding sequence ATGCTGGATATTGTCATAGAAGCTCGCAAAGCATCCATAGGACCGGGCATGGATGTACGCCGTATTCTGCCTTTTCGTCTGCGCAGAATGGTCGGCCCCTTTATCTTTATGGATCATGCAGGACCTGTAGAGCTGCAGCCCCGGCTAATGCCTTCTATGGATGTGCTTCCGCATCCGCATATTGGATTATCTACCGTAAGCTACCTGTTTGGGGGGCAGGTTACGCATCGCGACAGCCTGGGCGTAAAGCAGGTAATTCGGCCGGGAGAAGTTAACTGGATGACGGCCGGAAGTGGCATTGCTCATTCTGAACGGTTCGAGGACCCTGCCGCTCTGGCAGGCGGCACACTGGAAATGATTCAGACCTGGGTGGCCCTGCCGGAAAAAGATGAGGAATCCTCGCCTTCCTTTGATAACTACCAGGCCGGGGAGCTCCCAATATTTACAGATACCGGCGTATGGATGCGTTTGATAGCGGGAGATGCTTATGGATTAAAAAACGGAGTTAAAACCCACTCGCCCTTATTTTATGTGCATGTAGTGCTGGATAAAGGAACACGTTTCGGGCTACCCCGTGAACATTCAGAGCGGGGCTTTTATATAGCCAAAGGAAGTGTTGAAGTATCGGGACGAACCTATACAGCAGGACAAATGCTTGTTTTCAATAAAGGAGCAGATCCTGTAATTCTGGCAAAAGAGCCTGCTACGCTTATGCTGCTGGGTGGCGAACCCCTGGGAGAAAGATTCATATGGTGGAATTTTGTTTCTTCCAGAAAGGAGCGGATCGAACAAGCCAAGGCAGACTGGAAGGAGGGCAGGATACTGCTGCCACCTACAGATAACCTGGAGTTTGTTCCGCTTCCTGAAGATCACTCAAGGCCTGCCGGCAGTCCGCCACCACAGGCACTTTCGTGA
- a CDS encoding hypothetical protein (COG4775 Outer membrane protein/protective antigen OMA87), protein MAFSASAQQEEGLLSRTWNRMFNDTTHAKAKFLIYPTLAYAPETSWEFGLSSLYVYYARQDTTNRLSEINGFTFFTLENQWGLWFDHALYSNRNTWIFPGRLRFQSFPLLYYGIGPGSSPEPVAQVDNRLLQIRERVLRQVYPNLYLGLELDFQSLTSVEFIPASSEPIELPLGSSGSTNLAFGVGLIYDKRHNVLNVREGAFSELALLRYSPAWGSDFGWTALVSDNRFYKRMNRRDVLAAQVLGQFNVGDVPFNQLSLLGGESINRGYYLGRYRDKNQLAAQLEYRLLPFAFSKRLGAAVFASTGTVFDQMQNLTLSDFVLSGGGGLRFLIFPKNDIFTRLDVAFTKEGPGFYIFIGEAF, encoded by the coding sequence ATGGCATTTTCTGCCAGCGCCCAGCAGGAGGAGGGCCTTCTTTCCCGAACCTGGAACAGAATGTTTAACGATACCACCCATGCAAAAGCTAAATTCCTGATTTACCCTACCCTGGCCTATGCACCGGAAACCAGCTGGGAGTTTGGCCTGAGCAGCCTCTATGTATATTATGCCAGGCAGGATACGACCAACCGCCTAAGCGAGATTAACGGCTTTACTTTTTTCACGCTTGAAAACCAGTGGGGACTCTGGTTTGACCATGCCTTGTATTCCAACCGCAATACATGGATTTTTCCGGGCCGTTTACGCTTTCAAAGCTTTCCTTTGCTCTACTATGGCATAGGGCCGGGTTCCTCTCCCGAGCCCGTTGCGCAGGTAGATAACCGGCTGCTCCAAATCAGGGAGCGGGTACTGCGGCAGGTTTATCCTAACCTTTACCTGGGGCTCGAGCTGGATTTTCAATCCCTCACCTCTGTTGAGTTTATTCCTGCCTCCAGCGAACCTATCGAGCTGCCGCTTGGGAGCAGTGGCTCTACCAACCTGGCTTTTGGTGTCGGGCTCATCTACGACAAGCGCCATAATGTGCTGAATGTAAGAGAAGGCGCTTTTTCAGAGCTGGCCCTTTTGCGGTACAGTCCTGCCTGGGGCAGCGATTTTGGCTGGACTGCCCTGGTTTCCGACAACCGCTTCTACAAGCGCATGAACAGGAGGGATGTGCTGGCCGCCCAGGTGCTGGGGCAGTTCAATGTCGGCGATGTACCCTTTAACCAGCTCTCCCTGCTGGGTGGAGAGAGCATCAACCGGGGTTATTATTTAGGCAGGTACCGCGATAAAAACCAGCTGGCTGCCCAGCTGGAGTATCGCCTGCTGCCATTTGCATTCTCTAAAAGATTAGGAGCTGCAGTATTTGCCAGCACTGGAACAGTATTCGATCAGATGCAAAATTTAACCCTCAGTGATTTTGTTTTGTCGGGAGGTGGCGGACTGCGCTTTCTGATTTTCCCCAAAAATGACATCTTTACCCGTTTGGATGTAGCTTTTACAAAAGAAGGGCCAGGTTTTTATATTTTTATTGGCGAGGCTTTTTAG
- a CDS encoding TonB-dependent receptor (COG4206 Outer membrane cobalamin receptor protein), whose amino-acid sequence MKQKLIVIFLSCLLLNTIQLSAQQAKHTISGTVKDKQSGETLIGVTIRVQEMPSTGTITNEYGYYSLTLPEGDYTLLYNYLGYQTKSQQLALRAGTKIDVALEDDAQQLSEVVVTATRPDDNVKNPMPGVQKLDMTEINKVPVLMGERDVIKTMQLIPGIKSAGEGNAGFYVRGGGADQNLILLDDALVYNASHLLGFFSTFNSDAIKNVTIYKGGMPSEYGGRLSSVLDINMNEGNNQEYHVNGGIGIISAKLNVEGPIQKGKSSFLLSGRRTYADVFLKLSNDDGISGSSLYFYDLNAKANYTFSDKDRLFVSGYFGRDKLGFQDLFGIDWGNATGTLRWNHLVNDRLFSNTSLIFSDYSYRIDINFNDNEIGITSRITDWNLKQEFQYFPNPQNTIKIGVQSTYHTVVPGEISYRGSAPFNLPPLQRRYSWENGLYFSNNWNATDKLEIVYGARLSSFSVLGGGDFYGLNEQHQVVDTTSYRSGEFVNTYVNLEPRLSAALQLNEKSSVKVSYARTTQNMHLLSNSTTSNPTDKWVPSSNTIKPQIGDQVSAGYFRNFAENRYEFSTEAYYKHMQNQIDYKDGADITNSDVVETELLFGKGRAYGVEFFLKKKYGKFNGWIGYTLSRTERLIDGINDDSWYPARQDRTHDVSIVGIYELNPKWSLSASWVYNTGNAVTFPSGKYRVDEQVVFYYTERNGYRLPDYHRLDVGATWQLKKTERFSSELVFSIYNAYGRENPFIINFRENENNPSMTEAYQVALFKMVPSVSYNFRF is encoded by the coding sequence ATGAAACAAAAACTTATTGTTATCTTCCTGTCATGCTTACTGCTGAACACGATACAGCTGTCTGCGCAGCAGGCAAAACATACCATCAGCGGAACAGTAAAGGATAAACAAAGCGGCGAAACCCTGATAGGGGTAACCATACGGGTGCAGGAAATGCCCTCTACCGGAACCATTACCAATGAATACGGATATTATTCCCTTACCCTTCCCGAAGGAGACTATACCCTTCTGTACAATTACCTGGGTTACCAGACAAAAAGCCAGCAGCTTGCGCTAAGGGCCGGTACCAAAATAGATGTTGCCCTGGAGGATGATGCACAGCAGCTAAGCGAGGTGGTGGTAACCGCTACCCGCCCCGACGATAATGTAAAAAATCCGATGCCTGGTGTACAGAAGCTGGATATGACAGAGATCAATAAAGTGCCTGTACTGATGGGGGAGCGGGATGTAATTAAAACCATGCAGCTGATACCCGGTATCAAATCGGCAGGCGAAGGCAACGCAGGCTTTTATGTACGCGGCGGCGGTGCCGACCAGAACCTGATTCTGCTGGACGATGCCTTGGTGTACAATGCCTCCCACCTGCTGGGCTTTTTCTCTACCTTTAATTCAGATGCCATCAAAAATGTAACGATATACAAAGGCGGCATGCCTTCTGAGTATGGCGGCAGGTTATCTTCTGTGCTCGATATTAATATGAACGAAGGTAATAACCAGGAATATCATGTAAACGGGGGCATTGGCATTATTTCGGCCAAGCTTAATGTAGAAGGGCCTATTCAGAAAGGAAAATCATCGTTCCTGCTTAGCGGCCGCAGAACGTATGCCGATGTGTTCCTGAAATTAAGTAATGATGATGGTATTTCGGGCAGTTCGCTTTACTTCTACGACCTAAATGCCAAAGCTAACTATACCTTTTCCGATAAAGACCGGCTGTTTGTATCTGGCTATTTCGGACGCGATAAGCTGGGCTTTCAGGATTTGTTTGGCATAGACTGGGGCAATGCCACCGGCACCCTGCGCTGGAATCACCTGGTGAACGACAGGCTGTTTTCCAACACCTCCCTGATTTTCAGTGATTACAGCTACCGGATTGATATAAACTTTAACGATAACGAGATAGGCATTACCTCCAGAATCACGGACTGGAACCTGAAGCAGGAGTTTCAGTATTTCCCCAATCCGCAAAATACAATAAAGATAGGGGTGCAGTCAACCTACCATACCGTGGTGCCCGGCGAAATCTCTTACAGGGGAAGCGCTCCCTTTAACCTGCCTCCCCTGCAGCGAAGATACTCCTGGGAGAACGGACTCTATTTTTCCAATAACTGGAATGCCACAGACAAGCTGGAGATTGTGTACGGGGCAAGGCTTTCTTCCTTCAGCGTACTGGGCGGCGGAGACTTTTATGGCCTCAATGAGCAGCACCAGGTGGTAGATACCACCAGCTACCGTTCAGGTGAGTTTGTAAATACCTATGTAAACCTGGAGCCTCGCCTTTCGGCTGCCCTGCAGCTTAACGAAAAGTCGTCGGTAAAAGTCTCCTATGCGCGCACTACCCAAAACATGCACCTGCTTTCTAACTCAACCACCTCCAACCCCACAGACAAGTGGGTGCCAAGCTCCAACACAATCAAACCCCAGATTGGCGACCAGGTATCGGCAGGTTATTTCCGCAACTTTGCCGAAAACAGGTATGAGTTCAGTACTGAGGCTTATTACAAGCACATGCAAAACCAGATCGATTATAAGGATGGTGCCGATATCACCAACAGCGATGTGGTAGAAACAGAGCTGCTGTTTGGAAAGGGAAGGGCCTATGGCGTAGAATTTTTCCTGAAAAAGAAATACGGCAAGTTTAACGGCTGGATTGGCTATACCCTTTCCAGAACGGAAAGACTGATTGATGGAATTAACGATGACAGCTGGTACCCCGCCCGCCAGGACAGAACCCATGATGTTTCGATAGTAGGCATCTATGAGCTCAACCCAAAGTGGAGCTTATCGGCCAGCTGGGTGTACAATACCGGCAATGCCGTTACCTTTCCCAGCGGCAAATACCGGGTAGACGAGCAGGTTGTGTTTTACTATACCGAACGCAACGGATACCGCCTGCCCGATTACCATCGGCTGGATGTGGGCGCTACCTGGCAATTGAAAAAAACAGAGCGATTCTCCTCCGAGCTGGTTTTCAGCATTTACAATGCCTACGGCAGGGAAAATCCCTTTATCATTAACTTCAGGGAAAACGAAAACAACCCTTCCATGACAGAGGCTTACCAGGTTGCCCTGTTTAAAATGGTGCCTTCTGTTTCCTATAACTTCAGATTTTAG
- a CDS encoding mammalian cell entry domain-containing protein (COG1463 ABC-type transport system involved in resistance to organic solvents, periplasmic component) — MNTAENKRAVFVGIFVLISIAILVAGIFTLGGQQKRFEKTLRVTAAFNDVEGLRKGNNVWFSGIKVGNVREIRFNGDPGSSDAQLEVVMLIEQDVQKYIRKDARVKLSSDGLIGNRIISISGGTTAAPAIEDGDRLATETGLSTDDMMATLQENNENLVTITHNLKELTTSLSQGEGTAGALLKDAQMADNFRAVVNDLQRVSSNTVQASGALNQFTTKLNTSGGLANQLLTDTVVFSQLKASAEQLQQTISAAEVMTTNLSEASAKMNSADNGIGILLNDEQFGSQLKNTMRNLETSTEKLDNNMEALQHNFLFRGFFRKKAREEAKQQ, encoded by the coding sequence ATGAATACAGCGGAAAATAAGCGGGCAGTGTTTGTAGGGATTTTTGTATTGATCTCCATTGCCATATTAGTGGCCGGAATTTTTACCTTAGGCGGGCAGCAAAAAAGGTTTGAAAAAACCCTGCGCGTTACGGCAGCATTTAATGATGTTGAAGGGCTCCGAAAGGGCAATAACGTCTGGTTTTCCGGCATCAAAGTAGGCAATGTAAGGGAGATCAGGTTTAATGGAGATCCCGGAAGTAGTGATGCTCAGCTGGAAGTGGTGATGCTGATAGAGCAGGATGTGCAAAAGTACATTCGCAAAGATGCCAGGGTCAAACTAAGCTCCGATGGCCTTATCGGTAATAGGATCATCTCTATTTCAGGAGGTACAACAGCAGCACCTGCCATAGAAGATGGCGACCGCCTTGCGACCGAAACCGGCCTTAGTACCGACGATATGATGGCTACCCTGCAGGAAAACAATGAAAACCTGGTAACCATTACCCATAACCTTAAAGAGCTGACCACCAGCCTCAGCCAGGGCGAAGGTACAGCTGGTGCCCTGCTGAAGGATGCCCAGATGGCTGATAACTTTCGTGCTGTGGTTAACGATCTGCAGCGGGTATCTTCCAACACGGTACAGGCCTCCGGTGCGCTTAACCAGTTCACCACTAAACTTAACACCTCAGGCGGTCTGGCAAACCAGTTACTTACCGATACGGTAGTATTCAGCCAGCTAAAGGCATCGGCAGAGCAGCTGCAGCAAACTATTTCTGCGGCAGAGGTAATGACGACGAACCTTTCGGAAGCAAGCGCTAAGATGAATAGTGCCGATAATGGCATTGGTATTTTGCTGAACGACGAACAATTTGGCTCACAGCTAAAAAACACCATGCGCAACCTGGAAACCAGCACAGAGAAACTGGATAATAATATGGAGGCGCTGCAACACAACTTTTTATTCAGAGGCTTTTTCCGCAAAAAAGCCAGGGAAGAAGCAAAGCAACAGTAG
- a CDS encoding ABC transporter (COG1127 ABC-type transport system involved in resistance to organic solvents, ATPase component) has protein sequence MKKVYPDIQQDQRVISIRGLKKSFDDFDVLKGVDMDLLQGENLVVLGRSGTGKSVLIKIIAGLLKADEGSVNVLGQEITQISEKALDRIRLKLGFSFQNSALYDSMTVRENLEFPLKRHMSHLSRKEVNDNVEMILEAVGLAQAIDQMPAELSGGQRKRIGIARTLILKPEIMLYDEPTAGLDPITCIEINKLINEVQARFHTSSIIITHDLTCAKTTGDRIMMLLDGQFGYNGTFSDIFAHTEDERVKLFHDYNFID, from the coding sequence ATGAAGAAAGTATATCCAGATATTCAGCAGGACCAGCGGGTTATCTCCATCAGGGGGTTGAAGAAATCGTTCGATGATTTTGATGTGCTAAAGGGCGTAGACATGGACCTGCTACAGGGAGAAAACCTGGTGGTGCTGGGCCGCTCCGGTACCGGAAAATCGGTGCTGATCAAAATTATTGCCGGCCTGCTGAAGGCAGATGAAGGCTCAGTGAATGTACTGGGCCAGGAAATTACCCAAATTTCCGAAAAAGCGCTTGACAGGATCCGCCTGAAGCTGGGCTTCTCATTCCAGAACAGCGCCCTTTACGACAGCATGACGGTGCGTGAAAACCTGGAATTTCCTTTAAAAAGGCATATGAGTCATTTAAGCAGAAAGGAAGTAAACGATAATGTGGAGATGATCCTGGAAGCTGTAGGTCTTGCTCAGGCCATTGATCAAATGCCGGCAGAGCTTTCGGGCGGACAACGCAAGCGTATCGGCATAGCCAGAACCCTGATTCTGAAGCCCGAAATAATGCTGTACGACGAACCTACGGCAGGCCTGGATCCTATTACCTGCATTGAAATTAATAAGCTGATCAATGAGGTGCAGGCAAGATTTCATACCTCCTCAATCATCATTACGCACGACCTTACATGTGCTAAAACAACCGGCGATAGAATAATGATGCTGCTTGACGGACAGTTTGGGTATAATGGAACGTTTTCTGATATATTCGCCCATACGGAAGATGAGCGGGTTAAGCTATTTCACGACTACAACTTTATTGACTAA
- a CDS encoding organic solvents resistance ABC transporter permease (COG0767 ABC-type transport system involved in resistance to organic solvents, permease component), producing the protein MQEERLQPAVNTSTNFMKSGSYVLSKRIDKFFLNLNDIYLFVLRFFKEVFLPPYEFKEVINQCYELGVRSLPLISVTGFIIGIVFTNQSRPSLEEFGASSWLPALMAVAIIRALAPLVTALIGSGRIASKIGAEIGSMKVSEQIDAMEVSAIKPFRFLIVTRVLATTLTIPALTIYTAFVSLLGAFININQREETSIITFFEQVFEAITYLDVFGSIIKAFIFGFTIGIVGCYKGYTSTNGTQGVGKAANTSVVVAMFLIFIEELLAMQIINAIRLQ; encoded by the coding sequence TTGCAGGAAGAGCGGCTTCAGCCAGCTGTAAATACTTCTACTAATTTTATGAAATCCGGATCATATGTTCTTTCGAAAAGAATAGATAAGTTCTTTCTTAACCTAAATGACATTTATCTATTTGTTCTTCGCTTCTTCAAGGAAGTTTTCCTTCCTCCCTATGAGTTTAAGGAGGTTATTAACCAGTGTTATGAATTAGGGGTACGCTCCCTGCCCTTGATATCAGTAACAGGTTTTATCATTGGAATTGTTTTTACAAATCAGTCGCGCCCCTCGCTTGAAGAGTTCGGCGCCTCCTCCTGGCTGCCTGCCCTTATGGCAGTAGCCATTATCAGGGCGCTGGCTCCCCTGGTAACAGCCCTGATTGGCTCGGGCAGAATTGCCTCCAAAATAGGTGCTGAAATAGGCTCCATGAAAGTCTCTGAGCAGATAGACGCCATGGAGGTATCTGCCATCAAGCCTTTTCGCTTTTTAATTGTAACCCGGGTGCTGGCCACCACCCTTACCATCCCTGCGCTTACTATCTATACTGCTTTTGTAAGCCTGCTGGGTGCGTTCATTAACATCAACCAGCGGGAAGAAACCAGCATCATTACTTTTTTTGAGCAGGTTTTTGAAGCCATTACCTATCTGGATGTTTTCGGATCTATCATCAAGGCTTTCATTTTTGGCTTTACTATTGGCATTGTAGGCTGCTACAAAGGCTACACCTCCACCAACGGAACCCAGGGCGTGGGCAAAGCCGCTAATACCTCTGTGGTGGTTGCCATGTTCCTGATCTTCATAGAAGAGCTGCTGGCCATGCAAATTATCAATGCTATACGTTTACAATAA
- a CDS encoding MscS mechanosensitive ion channel (COG0668 Small-conductance mechanosensitive channel), whose protein sequence is MFLRKYICSHFFVTLFSCALLLFMSSPRLAQAQLLPDTSAEEEQVEEPIPEWPEDSLGRRTPRGTVYGFIKAAANQNYSRASRYLHMDQNLQNSEEGARAAQVLQRLLDQGGDIMPYSWISNDPGGRTDDNLPPDVDRVGTVSDEGETITLLVEATEGPDGGPIWLFSAETIDRIAAITAESRASIVDRLLPPFLKKYRWAGVSIGQWLVILLLLVIAYLLAWGITSVFLYLIRKFWRQAATEPTAGIIKAFALPIRIYITVWLFMASSQEVGISIIVRQRFSEITIIIGLVVILLLLWRLTEFISSFTEKRLMLRGHLSGVSAILFLRRVAKIAIVVFGIIAILGTFGVNVTAGLAALGIGGIALALGAQKTVENFVGSVTLIADQPIRVGDFCKAGDTIGTVEQIGMRSTRIRTLDRTVVTIPNGEFSSSKIENYAHRDRFRFTTVLNLRYETTPDQMRFLLVEIRALLYAHPKVSPDPARVRFIELAAASLNIEIFAYINAKNFDEFLEVREDLLLRIMDVVEAGGTGFAFPSQTLYLARDKGLAEEIIHDTEEKVKKWKEEGEMQLPNFDAARINALRNSIIYPPEGSAQQNNAKD, encoded by the coding sequence ATGTTTTTAAGAAAGTACATCTGTTCACATTTTTTTGTAACGCTCTTTAGTTGTGCCCTTTTGCTGTTCATGAGCAGCCCCCGGCTGGCACAGGCCCAGCTGCTGCCTGATACCTCTGCCGAAGAGGAGCAGGTAGAGGAACCTATTCCGGAATGGCCTGAGGATTCACTGGGAAGGCGCACGCCGCGTGGCACCGTTTACGGATTTATCAAAGCTGCTGCCAATCAGAACTATAGCAGAGCCAGCAGGTACCTGCACATGGACCAAAACCTGCAAAACAGCGAGGAAGGGGCCCGGGCTGCACAGGTACTGCAACGACTACTTGATCAGGGTGGCGATATTATGCCCTATTCCTGGATCAGCAACGATCCGGGTGGCCGTACAGACGACAACCTGCCCCCGGATGTGGACCGCGTAGGTACCGTATCTGACGAAGGAGAAACCATTACTTTACTGGTGGAAGCGACAGAAGGCCCCGACGGCGGCCCTATCTGGCTTTTCTCCGCTGAAACCATTGATAGAATTGCGGCTATTACTGCGGAGAGCAGGGCTTCTATTGTTGACAGGTTGCTGCCCCCATTCCTGAAGAAATACAGGTGGGCAGGTGTATCCATTGGCCAGTGGCTGGTTATACTTCTACTGCTTGTCATAGCCTACCTGCTTGCCTGGGGTATTACGTCTGTCTTTCTTTATCTTATCCGTAAATTCTGGCGACAGGCCGCTACCGAGCCCACAGCGGGCATTATTAAGGCTTTTGCCCTACCCATACGTATTTATATAACAGTGTGGCTCTTTATGGCTTCCAGCCAGGAAGTAGGTATCTCCATTATTGTGCGGCAGCGCTTTAGTGAAATCACCATCATCATCGGTCTGGTTGTAATACTGCTGCTGCTATGGCGCCTCACTGAATTTATAAGCAGTTTTACTGAAAAGCGCCTGATGCTGCGTGGCCACCTCTCCGGGGTTTCGGCGATACTTTTTCTTCGCCGCGTTGCTAAAATCGCCATTGTTGTATTTGGCATTATTGCCATACTGGGCACCTTTGGTGTAAACGTAACAGCAGGACTGGCGGCATTAGGCATTGGTGGTATTGCCCTGGCATTGGGAGCCCAGAAAACAGTAGAAAACTTTGTGGGCAGTGTTACCCTTATTGCCGATCAGCCCATACGGGTTGGTGATTTCTGTAAAGCAGGCGATACTATTGGAACCGTAGAACAGATCGGCATGCGATCTACCCGAATCCGCACCCTTGACCGTACCGTTGTTACCATCCCCAATGGAGAGTTCTCCTCTTCTAAAATCGAAAATTATGCTCACCGGGACCGCTTCCGCTTTACTACCGTACTCAATTTAAGGTATGAGACAACACCTGATCAGATGCGCTTTCTGCTGGTAGAGATCAGGGCTCTCCTGTACGCGCACCCAAAAGTGAGTCCGGATCCGGCACGGGTGCGATTTATAGAACTGGCGGCTGCCTCACTGAACATAGAAATTTTCGCCTACATTAATGCCAAAAACTTCGATGAGTTTCTGGAAGTGCGGGAAGATCTGCTTTTACGGATTATGGATGTGGTGGAGGCAGGCGGTACAGGCTTTGCGTTTCCTTCGCAAACCCTTTACCTGGCCCGCGACAAGGGATTGGCTGAGGAAATAATCCATGATACAGAGGAGAAAGTTAAAAAATGGAAGGAAGAGGGAGAAATGCAGCTTCCGAACTTTGATGCAGCACGCATAAATGCATTAAGAAACTCTATTATCTATCCTCCGGAAGGCTCTGCCCAGCAGAATAACGCAAAAGACTAA
- a CDS encoding hypothetical protein (COG0702 Predicted nucleoside-diphosphate-sugar epimerases): protein MNKPNTSGINVIITGATGMVGEGVLIECLEDNAVAEVLVMNRRPCGVSHPKLKEIIHKNFYDLSAIEGQLSGYNACFFCAGVSSVGMKEKDFYRQTYELTMHVATTLAKLNPDMTFCYVSGAGTDSTEKGKIMWARVKGKTENNLGKLSFKSVYNFRPGFLEPTKGMKNIKYYKYIGWLIPIIRKLAPKYICSLQELGKAMINATTRGYHKPVLEVPDIINLSKAR from the coding sequence ATGAACAAACCCAACACATCGGGCATTAACGTTATCATTACAGGTGCAACAGGCATGGTAGGAGAAGGTGTGCTGATAGAATGCCTGGAGGATAATGCTGTTGCTGAGGTACTCGTAATGAACAGAAGGCCCTGTGGCGTATCACATCCAAAGCTAAAAGAGATCATCCACAAAAACTTTTATGATCTCTCCGCTATCGAAGGCCAGCTCAGCGGATACAATGCCTGCTTTTTTTGTGCGGGAGTATCTTCTGTGGGGATGAAAGAAAAAGACTTTTACCGCCAGACCTATGAGTTAACCATGCATGTTGCCACCACCCTGGCTAAGCTTAATCCTGATATGACCTTTTGCTATGTTTCCGGCGCCGGAACGGATAGCACAGAGAAGGGAAAAATTATGTGGGCAAGGGTAAAAGGAAAAACAGAAAATAACCTTGGCAAACTCTCTTTCAAGAGCGTTTACAACTTTCGGCCAGGTTTTCTGGAACCGACCAAAGGGATGAAAAACATCAAATACTATAAATATATAGGCTGGTTAATACCGATTATCCGGAAGCTGGCACCAAAATATATTTGCAGTTTACAGGAATTAGGCAAAGCCATGATCAATGCTACAACGAGAGGGTATCACAAGCCAGTTCTTGAAGTGCCTGATATTATCAATCTATCCAAAGCGAGATAG